A part of Acidimicrobiales bacterium genomic DNA contains:
- a CDS encoding NADP-dependent isocitrate dehydrogenase, protein MANVHVTASGRKLVTVIPGDGIGPECVDAAVRVVEATGAPIEWEERHAGERVFREGIPSGVPQETIESISRTRVALKGPLGTPVGYGEKSANVTLRKLFETYGNLRPVRELPGVRTRYSGSGIDLIVVRENVEDLYAGIEHMQTPGVAQCLKLISRKGCEKIVRLAFEVARAEGRQSVACATKSNIMKLTEGEMKRTFERIAPEYPDIESWHVIVDNCAHQLVKKPEQFDVIVTTNMNGDILSDLTSALVGGLGFAPSANIGNEVAIFEAVHGSAPKYAGRNVINPTAVILSSVMMLRHLGEFEAAADIEHAVLVTLEDGTLTGDVVGYGNGASTTDYTDAIIQNLGRRSAAWAVRDYKEVVLPQVSPDPVMVVPAERRVVGADVFVETPLFPDELGPSLERLAAPTRLRLKMVSSRGTKVYPPTGAITDVVDQYRCRFLARDEAADLSGADILALVAAVGAEHTWMHVEKLQEFDGEPGFTKAQGED, encoded by the coding sequence ATGGCCAACGTCCACGTCACCGCATCGGGCCGCAAGCTCGTCACCGTCATCCCCGGCGACGGCATCGGGCCCGAGTGCGTCGACGCCGCGGTCCGCGTCGTCGAGGCGACCGGCGCGCCGATCGAGTGGGAGGAGCGCCACGCCGGCGAGCGGGTGTTCCGCGAGGGCATCCCGTCAGGCGTGCCCCAGGAGACGATCGAGTCCATCTCCCGGACCAGGGTGGCGCTGAAGGGCCCCCTCGGCACCCCGGTGGGGTACGGCGAGAAGAGCGCCAACGTGACGCTGCGCAAGCTCTTCGAGACCTACGGGAACCTGCGCCCGGTCCGCGAGCTCCCCGGCGTGCGGACCCGCTACTCCGGCTCGGGCATCGACCTCATCGTGGTCCGCGAGAACGTCGAGGACCTCTACGCCGGCATCGAGCACATGCAGACCCCGGGCGTCGCCCAGTGCCTCAAGCTCATCTCCCGCAAGGGCTGCGAGAAGATCGTGCGGCTGGCCTTCGAGGTCGCCCGGGCCGAAGGCCGCCAGAGCGTGGCCTGCGCCACCAAGAGCAACATCATGAAGCTCACCGAGGGCGAGATGAAGCGCACCTTCGAACGCATCGCCCCCGAGTACCCCGACATCGAGAGCTGGCACGTCATCGTCGACAACTGCGCCCACCAGCTGGTGAAGAAGCCCGAGCAGTTCGACGTGATCGTCACGACCAACATGAACGGCGACATCCTCAGCGACCTCACCTCGGCGCTGGTGGGAGGCCTCGGCTTCGCGCCGTCCGCCAACATCGGCAACGAGGTCGCCATCTTCGAGGCGGTGCACGGGTCCGCCCCCAAGTACGCGGGCCGCAACGTGATCAACCCGACGGCCGTGATCCTCTCCTCGGTGATGATGCTCCGCCACCTCGGCGAGTTCGAGGCCGCGGCCGACATCGAGCACGCGGTGCTCGTGACCCTCGAGGACGGCACGCTCACGGGCGACGTCGTCGGCTACGGCAACGGCGCGTCCACGACGGACTACACCGACGCGATCATCCAGAACCTCGGGCGGCGCTCGGCGGCCTGGGCGGTGCGGGACTACAAGGAGGTCGTGCTGCCGCAGGTGTCGCCCGACCCCGTCATGGTCGTGCCCGCCGAGCGGCGGGTGGTGGGCGCCGACGTGTTCGTGGAGACGCCCCTGTTCCCCGACGAGCTCGGCCCCAGCCTCGAGCGGCTGGCCGCGCCCACCAGGCTCCGGCTCAAGATGGTCTCGAGCCGGGGCACCAAGGTGTACCCCCCCACCGGTGCCATCACCGACGTCGTCGACCAGTACCGGTGCCGCTTCCTGGCCCGCGACGAGGCCGCCGACCTCAGCGGGGCCGACATCCTCGCCCTGGTGGCCGCGGTCGGGGCCGAGCACACCTGGATGCACGTCGAGAAGCTCCAGGAGTTCGACGGCGAGCCCGGCTTCACGAAGGCGCAGGGCGAGGACTGA
- a CDS encoding PPC domain-containing protein: MALLLVVVVAAVVVARRDGGNDRPVTREPDGEQFSFDENIDGRIGAPGEGDRFGVQLDAGDRIVASVRPGPGLDPELLATDPGGDLVGRDDDGGGGVTPLLVIEADRSGRYGLEVRGVGDSTGAYALQVELLGEDEQPPVAGPTQVAVGDTVDGEVVVGTKPAVYGLDLVQDELAVLVVRAADPDVDLELTVRDEAGDEVGYADYGADAFDPEAGPDDPALLVVAPADGRYLVEVGAYDADQTGAFTLTVQPGPEGVEPGGQSTDVQVGDRVESWLLGDETVDEFRFTARRGDAVAILAVAGSGPDPTITLLGPDGEVVAEDDDGAGDIDPDAGTFDAGLLTVLPADGEYTVEVGNLSGSGPYVFRIDEVDPAEIDGPGGPVQPGSVVEGGLQRSGGTDTYTLAGTAGQLVTLVVEPAPPADPGDASGALDPTVAVLDPDGALLASNDDADPSLGLATSTAAAVTVTLPVTGTYTVEVGAYDGTGPYRLTVR; the protein is encoded by the coding sequence GTGGCGCTGCTGCTCGTCGTGGTCGTGGCCGCGGTGGTCGTGGCGCGCCGCGACGGCGGCAACGACCGGCCGGTCACCCGAGAACCCGACGGCGAGCAGTTCTCCTTCGACGAGAACATCGACGGGCGGATCGGCGCGCCCGGCGAGGGCGACCGGTTCGGCGTGCAGCTCGACGCCGGCGATCGGATCGTCGCCTCGGTCAGACCGGGCCCGGGCCTCGACCCCGAGCTGCTCGCCACCGATCCCGGCGGCGACCTCGTCGGCCGCGACGACGACGGCGGCGGCGGCGTCACACCGCTGCTCGTGATCGAGGCCGACCGCTCGGGGCGCTACGGCCTCGAGGTCCGGGGCGTGGGTGACAGCACCGGCGCCTACGCCCTCCAGGTCGAGCTCCTCGGCGAGGACGAGCAGCCGCCCGTCGCCGGCCCCACCCAGGTGGCCGTGGGCGACACCGTCGACGGCGAGGTGGTGGTGGGCACCAAGCCGGCCGTGTACGGGCTCGACCTGGTCCAGGACGAGCTGGCCGTGCTCGTCGTGCGGGCCGCCGACCCGGACGTCGATCTCGAGCTGACGGTGCGCGACGAGGCCGGCGACGAGGTGGGCTACGCCGACTACGGCGCGGACGCCTTCGATCCCGAGGCCGGCCCGGACGACCCGGCCCTCCTGGTCGTGGCCCCGGCCGACGGCCGCTACCTGGTCGAGGTGGGCGCCTACGACGCCGACCAGACCGGTGCCTTCACGCTGACCGTGCAGCCGGGGCCGGAGGGCGTCGAGCCGGGCGGCCAGAGCACCGACGTACAGGTCGGCGACCGGGTCGAGAGCTGGCTGCTGGGCGACGAGACCGTCGACGAGTTCCGGTTCACGGCCCGTCGGGGCGACGCCGTCGCGATCCTGGCCGTCGCCGGGAGCGGCCCCGACCCCACGATCACCCTGCTCGGCCCGGACGGCGAGGTCGTGGCCGAGGACGACGACGGCGCCGGGGACATCGACCCGGATGCGGGGACCTTCGACGCAGGCCTGCTCACCGTCCTCCCGGCCGACGGCGAGTACACCGTCGAGGTGGGCAACCTGAGCGGCAGCGGGCCCTACGTGTTCCGCATCGACGAGGTCGACCCGGCCGAGATCGACGGCCCGGGCGGGCCGGTGCAGCCCGGTTCGGTGGTGGAGGGCGGCCTGCAGCGCTCCGGGGGGACCGACACCTACACCCTGGCCGGCACCGCCGGGCAGCTCGTGACCCTGGTGGTGGAACCGGCCCCACCCGCCGATCCGGGCGACGCGTCGGGCGCGCTCGACCCCACGGTGGCGGTGCTCGACCCCGACGGCGCGCTGCTGGCGTCCAACGACGACGCCGACCCGTCTCTCGGCCTGGCCACGTCGACCGCGGCGGCCGTCACCGTCACGCTGCCCGTCACGGGCACCTACACCGTCGAGGTCGGCGCGTACGACGGCACCGGCCCCTACCGCCTCACCGTGCGGTAG
- a CDS encoding acyl-CoA dehydrogenase family protein — MDFDWSDELAALQAEAEAVARAAVEDREVREDSWINGFDRGFSRELGRRGWLGMTLPVSVGGHGRTPIERFVVTEALIGAGAPIAASYFADRQMGPTLAAFGSEAQQAEFLPAIIAGETTWCIGMSEPDSGSDLASLRARAVRHGDVYVVDGQKIWTSFGEVADYCYLICRTSDEGPPHAGISELIVPLDTPGITIRPIQDMTTNRHFCEVWYDRVEVPASNLVGEEGGSWRQTMRQLEHERGGIDRLLSNRALYLDALDRADTADPLVRHEIAALETGYRLGRMLVLREVLGQAPKGFSAATKAFCTEHEQRVAQFVARVGGPGSLLWGRTARAVCYAPGYTIMGGTSDILRNIIGERILGLPREPALR, encoded by the coding sequence ATGGACTTCGACTGGTCGGACGAGCTGGCGGCCCTCCAGGCGGAGGCGGAGGCGGTGGCACGTGCCGCGGTCGAGGACCGCGAGGTCCGCGAGGACTCGTGGATCAACGGCTTCGACCGGGGCTTCTCCCGCGAGCTCGGCCGCCGCGGCTGGCTCGGGATGACCCTCCCCGTGTCGGTCGGCGGCCACGGCCGCACGCCGATCGAGCGGTTCGTGGTCACCGAGGCCCTGATCGGCGCCGGGGCCCCGATCGCCGCCTCTTACTTCGCCGACCGCCAGATGGGCCCCACCCTCGCCGCGTTCGGCTCGGAGGCGCAGCAGGCCGAGTTCCTCCCCGCGATCATCGCCGGCGAGACCACCTGGTGCATCGGGATGAGCGAACCGGACTCCGGCTCCGATCTGGCGAGCCTGCGCGCCCGAGCCGTGCGCCACGGCGACGTGTACGTGGTCGACGGCCAGAAGATCTGGACCAGCTTCGGCGAGGTCGCCGACTACTGCTACCTGATCTGCCGCACCAGCGACGAGGGACCGCCCCACGCGGGGATCAGCGAGCTGATCGTCCCCCTCGACACGCCGGGCATCACGATCCGGCCGATCCAGGACATGACCACGAACCGCCACTTCTGCGAGGTCTGGTACGACCGGGTGGAGGTGCCCGCCTCCAACCTGGTGGGCGAGGAGGGCGGCAGCTGGAGGCAGACGATGCGCCAGCTCGAGCACGAGCGGGGCGGCATCGACCGGCTGCTCTCGAACCGGGCGCTGTACCTCGACGCGCTGGACCGGGCCGACACCGCCGACCCGCTGGTCCGCCACGAGATCGCGGCCCTGGAGACCGGCTACCGGCTCGGCCGGATGCTGGTGCTGCGCGAGGTGCTGGGCCAGGCCCCGAAGGGCTTCTCGGCGGCCACCAAGGCCTTCTGCACCGAGCACGAGCAGCGGGTGGCCCAGTTCGTGGCACGGGTCGGCGGCCCCGGCTCACTGCTCTGGGGCCGCACCGCCCGGGCGGTCTGCTACGCCCCTGGCTACACGATCATGGGCGGCACCTCGGACATCCTCCGCAACATCATCGGCGAGCGCATCCTCGGGCTGCCCCGCGAGCCCGCCTTGCGCTGA
- a CDS encoding hydrolase, translating into MQLLTCYDPPPSPARTRPPERGLIRVALVQQRWHPEPQVQRGALAEGVRTAAAEGARLVCLQELTLTSYFAVRDDETEQAAAANAEPLPGGPTHVFAAELAAETGALVHASLCERAADGGLGYNTAIVVAPDGELVIRTRKIHLPVTAGYHEDRYFRPGPAEYPVLTVDAARAGFPTCWDQWFPELARAYALAGADLIVYPTAIGSEPDHPDFDTQPLWQHVITGNGIANGTFMVVPNRIGTEERITFYGSSFISDPYGRILLQAPRDEPAVLVADLDLDARRDWLELFPLLRTRRPDAYGSLVARADG; encoded by the coding sequence GTGCAGTTGCTCACGTGCTACGACCCTCCCCCGTCCCCGGCCCGCACGCGCCCACCCGAGCGAGGGCTCATCCGCGTGGCCCTGGTCCAGCAGCGCTGGCACCCCGAGCCCCAGGTGCAACGCGGCGCCCTGGCCGAGGGCGTGCGCACCGCTGCCGCCGAGGGTGCCCGCCTGGTGTGCCTGCAGGAGCTCACCCTCACCTCGTACTTCGCGGTCCGCGACGACGAGACCGAGCAGGCCGCAGCCGCCAACGCCGAACCCCTGCCCGGTGGGCCCACGCACGTCTTCGCGGCCGAGCTGGCGGCCGAGACCGGGGCCCTCGTGCACGCCTCGCTGTGCGAGCGGGCCGCCGACGGCGGGCTCGGCTACAACACCGCCATCGTCGTGGCGCCCGACGGCGAGCTGGTGATCCGCACGAGGAAGATCCATCTCCCGGTCACCGCCGGGTACCACGAGGACCGCTACTTCCGCCCGGGCCCGGCCGAGTACCCGGTGCTCACGGTGGACGCAGCCCGCGCCGGCTTCCCGACCTGCTGGGACCAGTGGTTCCCCGAGCTGGCCCGCGCCTACGCGCTCGCCGGGGCCGACCTGATCGTGTACCCGACGGCCATCGGCTCGGAGCCCGATCACCCCGACTTCGACACCCAGCCGCTGTGGCAGCACGTGATCACCGGGAACGGCATCGCCAACGGCACCTTCATGGTGGTCCCCAACCGGATCGGCACCGAGGAGCGGATCACGTTCTACGGGTCGTCGTTCATCTCCGACCCGTACGGCCGGATCCTGCTCCAGGCACCTCGCGACGAGCCAGCGGTGCTCGTCGCCGACCTCGACCTCGACGCACGGCGCGACTGGCTCGAGCTCTTCCCCCTCCTCCGCACCCGCCGACCCGACGCCTACGGCTCGCTGGTCGCCCGGGCCGACGGCTGA
- a CDS encoding GNAT family N-acetyltransferase gives MTLPYPAEWEADVVLSDGGTVHVRPIRPDDAERLVALHSRLSSESIYFRFFSPRPALTDREVERFTTVDYDDRMAMVALLGDDLVAVARYDRWPGRDEAEVAFTVDDVHQGRGIATVLLEHLAAIARQRGIHRFTAETLPQNRKMLGVFRSAGFEASTSFNEGIIDVKLDIEPTEESLAAMREREKQAEARSVARLLNPTSVAVIGASHHPGTIGNEVLRNLLSAGFCGTVWPINPHASHVAGVRAYPSVIDVPDDVELAVVAVPADDIAPVVEQCARKRVQGLLVISAGFGEAGPAGVEAERDLVELSRRLGMRLIGPASMGVINTAPSVSMHASFAPLGVLPGRVAIAAQSGPLGIAILRLATQLGVGISTFVAIGNRADVSGNDLLQYWEDDEHTDVVLVYTESFGNPRKFSRIARRISRRKPIVAVKSGLQRAAAGEPRGAAVAAGAVEPLFQQTGVIRVDSIPELFDVARILAGQPLPRGRRVAVLTNTRHPGLIAADAAVGSGLVLAELDRHTLAALHEAVPPGSTITNPVDLTHVAEPHHYESALAAILDDPHVDALIAIHAPPLTDRADEVARILAAASSRSGEVPVVATFLALADGSQALSSGERTVPSFEFPEMAAHALGKVATYAEWRRRPEGEVPDLPDVDEERGRAAVEHALEIRPTGTLLPWSVAADLLDAYGIPLTAARMVTSLDDAIAGAEAVGYPVCLKATGLRRVARSEAGGVALDLHDPDEVAGAYQRMSEALGPAMAEAIVQRMAVPGVELLAGLRHVRLFGPVVSFGLGGAFADAIGDTSSAVVPLTDVDVDELLEGSRAGAVLLEADGPVTYDVPAVRDLLLRLGRLADDLPEVAEVQLNPVLVSASGAAAVDARIWVAPVALGVPDEVRRLG, from the coding sequence GTGACGCTGCCGTACCCCGCCGAGTGGGAGGCCGACGTGGTCCTCTCCGACGGGGGGACCGTGCACGTGCGGCCCATCCGACCGGACGACGCCGAGCGGCTGGTGGCCCTGCACTCGCGCCTCTCGTCGGAGAGCATCTACTTCCGCTTCTTCAGCCCCCGGCCGGCGCTCACCGACCGGGAGGTCGAGCGCTTCACCACCGTCGACTACGACGACCGGATGGCCATGGTGGCCCTGCTCGGCGACGACCTCGTGGCCGTCGCCCGCTACGACCGCTGGCCGGGGCGCGACGAGGCCGAGGTGGCCTTCACCGTCGACGACGTCCACCAGGGCCGCGGGATCGCCACGGTCCTGCTCGAGCACCTGGCCGCCATCGCCCGTCAGCGGGGGATCCACCGCTTCACGGCCGAGACGCTCCCCCAGAACCGCAAGATGCTGGGGGTCTTCCGCTCGGCCGGGTTCGAGGCGTCGACGTCGTTCAACGAGGGCATCATCGATGTGAAGCTCGACATCGAGCCCACCGAGGAGTCGCTCGCGGCCATGCGCGAGCGCGAGAAGCAGGCGGAGGCGCGGTCGGTGGCCCGCCTGCTCAACCCGACGTCCGTGGCCGTGATCGGTGCGAGCCACCATCCGGGCACCATCGGGAACGAGGTGCTCCGCAACCTCCTGTCGGCCGGCTTCTGCGGCACCGTGTGGCCGATCAACCCGCACGCGTCCCACGTGGCCGGGGTGCGCGCCTATCCCTCCGTCATCGACGTGCCCGACGACGTCGAGCTGGCGGTCGTGGCCGTGCCGGCCGACGACATCGCGCCGGTGGTCGAGCAGTGTGCCCGCAAGCGGGTGCAGGGGCTGCTGGTGATCTCGGCAGGCTTCGGCGAGGCCGGGCCGGCAGGGGTGGAGGCCGAACGCGACCTGGTGGAGCTGTCGCGCCGGCTGGGAATGCGCCTCATCGGCCCGGCCAGCATGGGCGTGATCAACACCGCGCCCAGCGTGTCGATGCACGCCAGCTTCGCCCCGTTGGGCGTCCTGCCGGGACGGGTCGCCATCGCGGCCCAGTCGGGGCCGCTCGGCATCGCGATCCTCCGGCTGGCGACGCAGCTGGGCGTGGGGATCTCCACGTTCGTCGCCATCGGCAACCGGGCCGACGTGAGCGGCAACGACCTCCTCCAGTACTGGGAGGACGACGAGCACACCGACGTGGTGCTGGTGTACACGGAGTCGTTCGGGAACCCGCGGAAGTTCAGCCGCATCGCCCGCCGGATCTCGCGTCGCAAGCCGATCGTGGCCGTGAAGAGCGGGTTGCAGCGGGCGGCGGCGGGCGAGCCGCGCGGCGCAGCCGTCGCCGCCGGCGCGGTGGAGCCGCTGTTCCAGCAGACGGGCGTGATACGGGTCGACAGCATCCCGGAGCTGTTCGACGTGGCGCGGATCCTGGCCGGCCAGCCCCTGCCCAGGGGCCGGCGGGTCGCCGTGCTCACCAACACCCGCCACCCCGGCCTGATCGCCGCCGACGCCGCGGTGGGCTCGGGGCTGGTGCTGGCCGAGCTCGACCGCCACACCCTCGCGGCCCTGCACGAGGCCGTGCCGCCCGGATCGACCATCACGAACCCCGTCGACCTCACGCACGTCGCCGAGCCCCACCACTACGAGTCGGCGCTGGCCGCGATCCTCGACGACCCGCACGTCGACGCCCTGATCGCCATCCACGCCCCGCCGCTCACCGACCGGGCCGACGAGGTGGCGCGCATCCTCGCCGCCGCCTCCAGCCGCTCCGGCGAGGTGCCCGTCGTCGCCACCTTCCTCGCCCTGGCCGACGGGAGCCAGGCGCTCTCCTCGGGTGAGCGGACGGTTCCCAGCTTCGAGTTCCCGGAGATGGCCGCCCACGCCCTGGGCAAGGTCGCCACCTACGCCGAGTGGCGCCGCCGGCCCGAGGGCGAGGTGCCCGACCTCCCCGACGTCGACGAGGAGCGGGGCCGCGCCGCAGTCGAGCACGCGCTCGAGATCCGCCCGACGGGCACCCTCCTGCCCTGGTCGGTCGCGGCCGACCTGCTCGACGCCTACGGCATCCCCCTGACGGCCGCCAGGATGGTCACCTCGCTCGACGACGCGATCGCGGGTGCCGAGGCCGTGGGCTACCCGGTGTGCCTCAAGGCCACGGGCCTGCGGCGCGTCGCCCGGTCGGAGGCCGGCGGGGTGGCGCTGGATCTGCACGACCCCGACGAGGTGGCCGGCGCCTACCAGCGCATGAGCGAGGCGCTGGGGCCGGCCATGGCCGAAGCCATCGTCCAGCGCATGGCGGTCCCCGGGGTGGAGCTGCTCGCCGGGCTCCGGCACGTGCGGCTGTTCGGTCCGGTCGTGAGCTTCGGCCTGGGTGGCGCCTTCGCCGACGCCATCGGTGACACCTCGTCGGCGGTCGTGCCGCTCACCGACGTCGACGTCGACGAGCTGCTCGAGGGCTCGCGGGCCGGCGCGGTGCTGCTCGAGGCCGACGGGCCGGTCACGTACGACGTGCCGGCCGTGCGCGACCTGCTGCTGCGGCTCGGCCGGCTCGCCGACGACCTCCCCGAGGTGGCCGAGGTGCAGCTGAACCCGGTGCTGGTGTCGGCGTCGGGCGCCGCGGCCGTCGACGCCAGGATCTGGGTCGCTCCCGTCGCACTCGGGGTGCCCGACGAGGTGCGCCGTCTGGGCTGA
- a CDS encoding NAD(P)-dependent glycerol-3-phosphate dehydrogenase, producing MGGAVRIAVVGAGAWGTTLASLVTPRAEVVLWAREPEVVEGVNEEHANPLFLPGFRLSPAVRATTDLEEAVAGAEVVVLGVPAQWLRAVLGEAAPLLHPGTPLVSIAKGIEQGTRLRMTQVIAEVLPDHDRDRIGVLTGPNLAREVMAGQPTATVVALRDEIWARAIQSLFMSPTLRVYTNRDVVGCESAGALKNVIALAAGMAHGLGYGDNSKAALITRGLAELTRLGVALGGEPLTFLGLAGNGDLIATCSSPQSRNRTVGEQLGKGRPLADVLAGMRSVAEGVRSAPAVLALADELGVEMPIATHVQEVLADGRNPADVVADLMGRAPRDELHGIHQPVA from the coding sequence TTGGGGGGAGCCGTGCGGATCGCCGTTGTCGGCGCAGGGGCATGGGGCACGACGCTGGCGTCACTGGTCACGCCGCGGGCCGAGGTCGTGCTGTGGGCACGCGAGCCCGAGGTGGTGGAGGGCGTCAACGAGGAGCACGCCAACCCGCTGTTCCTGCCCGGCTTCCGCCTGTCGCCGGCGGTGCGGGCCACCACCGATCTCGAGGAGGCGGTGGCCGGGGCCGAGGTCGTGGTGCTGGGCGTGCCCGCGCAGTGGCTGCGCGCCGTGCTGGGCGAGGCCGCGCCGCTGCTCCACCCGGGCACGCCCCTCGTGAGCATCGCCAAGGGCATCGAGCAGGGCACGAGGCTGCGGATGACCCAGGTGATCGCCGAGGTGCTGCCGGACCACGACCGCGACCGCATCGGGGTGCTCACCGGGCCGAACCTGGCGCGCGAGGTGATGGCCGGCCAGCCCACGGCGACGGTGGTCGCCCTGCGCGACGAGATCTGGGCCAGGGCGATCCAGTCCCTCTTCATGTCGCCGACCCTGCGCGTGTACACGAACCGCGACGTCGTCGGCTGCGAGTCGGCGGGAGCGCTCAAGAACGTCATCGCGCTGGCTGCGGGCATGGCGCACGGCCTCGGCTACGGCGACAACTCGAAGGCGGCGCTCATCACCCGGGGCCTGGCCGAGCTGACCCGCCTGGGGGTGGCGCTCGGCGGTGAGCCCCTCACCTTCCTGGGGCTGGCCGGCAACGGTGACCTCATCGCCACGTGCTCGAGCCCGCAGAGCCGGAACCGCACCGTCGGCGAGCAGCTGGGCAAGGGTCGCCCGCTCGCCGACGTGCTCGCCGGGATGCGCTCGGTGGCCGAGGGGGTGAGGAGCGCGCCGGCCGTGCTCGCCCTCGCCGACGAGCTCGGCGTGGAGATGCCGATCGCGACCCACGTGCAGGAGGTGCTCGCCGACGGGCGGAACCCGGCCGATGTGGTGGCCGACCTGATGGGCCGGGCGCCCAGGGACGAGCTGCACGGCATCCACCAACCGGTGGCCTGA
- a CDS encoding C69 family dipeptidase, translating into MCDTAVLVEADRVLFAKNSDRDPNEAQLLEWHPSADHPPGSRLRCTWIEVPQVRRTNAVLLSRPFWMWGAEMGANEHGVVIGNEAVFTDQPYAPTGLTGMDVLRLALERADTAAAAAALITGLIERPGQGGGCGHEHRSSSYHNSFLVADATEAWVVETAGRRWAVERVTGGARSISNGLTIPSFAAEHADRLRGRVAACSLRCGRTEAAAAAADGPAAMMALLRDHGPTGQPRYSPLTGGMAAPCMHAGGLVATSQTTASWVAELRPGTARHWATATAAPCTGLFKPVRVEQPLDLGPPPTDVDDGRSLWWRHERLHRRVVRNPAALAPLFAAERDEVERAWLAAPPEPARALAEADRLLGRWTEAVAAHPTADVRPAWVRRYWAVRRRRAGLPAD; encoded by the coding sequence GTGTGTGACACCGCTGTCCTCGTCGAGGCGGACCGCGTCCTGTTCGCCAAGAACTCCGACCGCGACCCGAACGAGGCCCAGCTCCTCGAGTGGCATCCCTCGGCGGACCACCCACCGGGGAGCCGCCTGCGCTGCACGTGGATCGAGGTGCCGCAGGTGCGCCGCACCAACGCCGTGCTGCTCAGCCGCCCGTTCTGGATGTGGGGCGCGGAGATGGGGGCCAACGAGCACGGGGTCGTGATCGGCAACGAGGCCGTGTTCACCGACCAGCCCTACGCCCCGACCGGGCTCACCGGGATGGACGTCCTGCGCCTGGCCCTCGAGCGGGCCGACACCGCCGCCGCCGCGGCCGCGCTGATCACCGGTCTGATCGAGCGCCCCGGCCAGGGCGGCGGCTGCGGCCACGAGCACCGGTCGTCCAGCTACCACAACAGCTTCCTGGTGGCCGACGCCACCGAGGCCTGGGTGGTGGAGACGGCCGGTCGCCGGTGGGCGGTGGAACGGGTGACCGGGGGCGCCCGCAGCATCTCGAACGGCCTCACCATCCCCTCGTTCGCGGCCGAGCACGCCGACCGGCTCCGCGGGAGGGTGGCCGCGTGCTCGCTGCGTTGCGGGCGCACCGAGGCCGCGGCGGCGGCAGCCGACGGCCCCGCCGCCATGATGGCGCTGCTCCGCGACCATGGTCCCACCGGCCAACCCCGCTACTCACCGCTCACGGGCGGCATGGCCGCACCCTGCATGCACGCCGGCGGCCTGGTGGCGACGTCGCAGACCACGGCCTCGTGGGTCGCCGAGCTGCGCCCCGGCACGGCCCGCCACTGGGCCACCGCCACCGCCGCGCCGTGCACCGGGCTGTTCAAGCCGGTTCGCGTGGAGCAGCCGCTCGACCTCGGCCCCCCGCCCACCGACGTCGACGACGGCCGGAGCCTGTGGTGGCGCCACGAACGGCTCCACCGCCGGGTGGTGCGCAACCCGGCCGCGCTGGCCCCGCTGTTCGCGGCCGAGCGCGACGAGGTGGAGCGGGCGTGGCTCGCGGCCCCCCCGGAACCGGCCCGGGCCCTCGCCGAGGCCGACCGGCTACTGGGCCGGTGGACCGAGGCCGTCGCCGCCCACCCCACCGCCGACGTGCGGCCCGCGTGGGTGCGGCGCTACTGGGCGGTGCGCCGGCGTCGGGCCGGGCTCCCCGCCGACTGA